Proteins encoded together in one Pontiella desulfatans window:
- a CDS encoding acetylxylan esterase, with protein sequence MKKVLAVFSICLLAAAAPAEEFATFTFDGDSVSSSDYSIYSTVSDFNVGVGSISGGLADATGADTTQSGDVNPAGAGAQYHSFTVTVTGLGAGETLDLTSLTYTYTVVSPLNMAVGLYSSVDGFANTAAQLDGVDTGTDYSSPQTFNQTVALSGAGFQGLENSETIEFRFYLADGSGSPGRHHQLDDIVLNSNTESPQPTPVITQTTTHGATTALGWDTPSSWSDGLAPSIDKAYINDSPGMQTRSPQFADPVFAGASLTLTNGAAFMAKHSGTATVADFRMAAGCSIGMVSGTALDGGLTLTGDGTLFFNASSANRNLSIDSLVRAGPGIEKIQIYVGGDWDANAFKNTGFTFTDPGNTFAGLWDVQGGYLKGSGFGVGSFLVHESGYLDFDADFTGNESDLTILAGGLVKLDQDVTVETATINGQVVYAGTYAGSQLKSLYPAAFDSASSDTAELTILSPHPAATITWTGSDGGQWNNASSWDLARVPSMLDTILLPADHAVDVGDDVTLNGGSIDYALTSGNHALSFINGADLEIENGAELDLVSGLVLSDGSVLKISGSANTFSAYRLDAASNSTVHVVADRAGITPMSLDDRLVPQPGSKLLIDLREYDIGNGDELTLFDAALAPTQTFGEVEIISYLDATLTGTSSKVWKISMVTPSMIPVMEGGTAPNSFEEAWAGYDPTAEPLNVEIMREWTEGDITLRAVRYDVGTFTTPFGGTQVSKMAGFYGFPTGATNAPAILQIHGGGGRATLNEVRYAANNGYACLSQNWLGNDLEGAAPGEANTEWGSVDARQVYHQSTFITVEPDDKTIDRVASPRNSNWFLLCVANRRGLTFLQRQAETDGIRLAVTGYSMGGEQTTYLSGVDGRLWAAAPSVGGSGEFTPAEIDAIGLPGFHDNDPGRTDLSKLAVCRAAMPTIATPILYWGPANDFNAPSDNLMYNWENLIPASTDRRFSIPPHMSHRNIPANEITAMFWFNQHLKGDYTLPDQPEITVDLAGAEGPVVTVTADTSKPITKVEIFYTVDEQPRTRFWRAAVDVKNVGSNVWKGTCRNIVQGQPLIAYANVFYDYDHTSYAIVNRGDSTPYTGDYLLSSNLKQIPAQELMDAGSSFVADGKAILWDDFTRDYQDWYQVSWSSSSGWQAYTLKPKDPFYKGYPGAVLAMDIKSDTPKSLLIGLETNGRKDIDNGTEVTYAVLKSVSGSGDWETIKIDPSEFRPVVAGEATLSDFSRVSWLFLRSGNLTVYNPDDSTENLSASNWTEAERLFANLRWMVPASSWQSKYGLSNDWTEDVDGDGMSALEEYAFDFNPLTYDGQGFMPMSFNTSGELEAQYRELQADVGYNVEVTTNLVGGVWTNSDVAFSTDASGMTTGTVPSDKDERFMRLKLQLGPYRP encoded by the coding sequence TTTGCTGGCGGCGGCCGCACCTGCGGAAGAGTTTGCAACGTTTACCTTTGACGGGGACTCGGTTTCATCGAGCGACTATTCGATCTACAGTACGGTTTCCGACTTCAATGTGGGGGTCGGTTCCATCAGCGGTGGTTTGGCCGATGCCACGGGAGCTGACACGACGCAGAGCGGGGATGTGAATCCCGCCGGAGCCGGGGCACAGTATCACTCGTTTACCGTCACGGTAACCGGGTTGGGGGCGGGCGAAACGCTGGATCTCACGTCATTAACCTACACCTACACCGTTGTGAGTCCGTTGAATATGGCCGTGGGGCTCTATTCGAGTGTCGATGGATTTGCAAACACCGCTGCCCAGCTTGATGGCGTGGATACCGGCACGGACTATTCGTCGCCGCAGACATTCAATCAGACGGTTGCTCTTTCCGGCGCAGGTTTCCAGGGATTGGAAAATTCGGAGACCATCGAGTTCCGCTTCTATCTGGCGGATGGCTCGGGTTCCCCCGGCCGCCACCACCAACTGGACGATATTGTGCTGAACAGCAATACCGAGAGTCCACAGCCGACGCCGGTCATTACCCAAACGACAACGCACGGCGCGACCACCGCGCTGGGGTGGGATACGCCATCCAGTTGGTCGGACGGACTGGCACCGTCCATCGATAAGGCCTACATCAACGACTCGCCTGGCATGCAGACGCGCTCTCCGCAGTTTGCCGACCCCGTGTTTGCCGGGGCATCGCTCACTCTGACGAATGGAGCCGCATTTATGGCCAAGCACAGCGGAACCGCCACGGTTGCCGATTTCCGCATGGCGGCCGGGTGTTCGATCGGCATGGTCAGCGGAACCGCTTTGGACGGCGGGTTGACGCTGACGGGCGACGGCACACTCTTTTTCAATGCCTCTTCTGCGAACCGGAACCTCTCCATTGATTCGTTGGTGCGTGCCGGGCCAGGGATCGAGAAGATCCAGATTTATGTCGGCGGCGACTGGGATGCAAATGCGTTCAAGAACACCGGGTTCACCTTTACCGACCCCGGCAACACGTTTGCCGGTTTGTGGGATGTGCAGGGCGGCTATCTGAAAGGTAGCGGCTTTGGCGTCGGCAGCTTCCTGGTGCATGAGTCCGGCTACCTGGACTTTGATGCCGACTTCACCGGCAATGAAAGCGACCTGACGATTCTGGCAGGCGGCCTCGTCAAACTGGATCAGGATGTGACCGTTGAAACCGCGACGATTAACGGTCAGGTAGTCTACGCAGGAACCTATGCCGGCAGCCAGTTGAAATCCCTCTATCCGGCGGCGTTTGATTCCGCCTCGTCCGATACGGCTGAACTGACCATTTTGTCTCCGCATCCCGCCGCAACCATCACATGGACGGGTTCGGACGGCGGGCAGTGGAACAACGCCTCCAGCTGGGATCTGGCCCGCGTGCCTTCGATGCTCGACACGATTCTCCTTCCGGCCGATCACGCGGTGGATGTGGGGGATGACGTAACCCTGAATGGCGGCAGTATCGATTATGCGTTAACGTCAGGCAACCACGCGCTGTCGTTTATCAACGGGGCGGATCTTGAGATTGAAAACGGCGCGGAGTTGGATCTGGTTTCCGGGCTGGTGTTGTCGGACGGTTCTGTGCTGAAGATTTCCGGCAGCGCAAACACGTTCAGCGCCTACCGGCTTGATGCGGCATCCAATTCAACGGTTCACGTGGTTGCGGATCGGGCTGGCATTACGCCGATGAGTCTGGACGACCGCCTTGTTCCGCAGCCCGGTAGCAAGCTGCTGATCGACCTGCGGGAATATGATATCGGCAATGGCGATGAGCTGACGTTGTTCGATGCCGCCCTTGCGCCCACCCAGACCTTCGGTGAGGTGGAGATCATCAGCTACCTCGATGCAACGCTCACGGGAACGTCTTCCAAGGTCTGGAAAATTTCGATGGTCACGCCCAGCATGATTCCGGTGATGGAAGGCGGTACGGCGCCCAACTCATTTGAAGAAGCTTGGGCGGGCTATGACCCAACGGCTGAGCCGCTGAATGTGGAGATCATGCGCGAGTGGACGGAAGGGGACATTACCCTGCGTGCGGTGCGCTACGACGTTGGAACCTTCACCACGCCCTTCGGCGGAACACAGGTGTCGAAGATGGCCGGGTTTTATGGTTTCCCGACCGGCGCAACGAATGCCCCGGCCATCCTGCAGATCCATGGCGGAGGCGGGCGCGCCACGCTGAATGAAGTGCGCTATGCAGCCAACAACGGCTATGCCTGCTTGTCGCAGAACTGGCTGGGCAACGACCTCGAAGGCGCCGCACCGGGCGAGGCCAATACGGAGTGGGGTTCGGTTGATGCGCGGCAGGTCTACCACCAGTCCACCTTTATCACGGTGGAGCCGGACGATAAAACCATCGACCGCGTGGCCTCGCCGCGCAACAGCAACTGGTTCCTGCTCTGTGTCGCCAACCGCCGCGGCCTGACCTTCCTGCAGCGGCAGGCGGAGACGGACGGCATCCGTCTGGCCGTCACCGGCTATTCCATGGGCGGCGAGCAGACCACCTACCTGTCCGGTGTGGATGGCCGCCTGTGGGCCGCCGCGCCGAGCGTGGGCGGTTCCGGGGAATTCACGCCGGCGGAAATCGATGCGATCGGCCTGCCCGGCTTTCATGACAATGATCCGGGGCGCACCGACCTGTCGAAGCTGGCGGTGTGCCGCGCGGCCATGCCAACCATTGCCACGCCGATCCTCTATTGGGGGCCGGCGAACGACTTCAACGCGCCGAGCGATAACCTGATGTATAACTGGGAAAACCTGATCCCGGCGTCAACGGATCGTCGCTTCTCGATTCCTCCGCACATGAGCCATCGGAATATTCCGGCAAATGAAATTACGGCGATGTTCTGGTTTAACCAGCATTTGAAAGGGGATTATACACTCCCGGATCAGCCGGAAATTACGGTGGATTTAGCCGGGGCGGAAGGGCCGGTGGTCACGGTTACGGCGGATACTTCGAAGCCGATCACCAAGGTGGAGATTTTCTATACGGTGGATGAACAGCCGCGCACCCGTTTCTGGCGCGCCGCGGTGGATGTGAAAAACGTCGGTTCCAACGTATGGAAAGGCACCTGCCGCAATATCGTGCAGGGCCAGCCGCTGATCGCCTACGCCAATGTCTTCTACGACTACGACCATACGTCCTACGCCATCGTGAACCGTGGGGATTCGACACCTTACACGGGTGACTATCTCCTGAGTTCCAACCTCAAGCAGATCCCGGCGCAGGAACTGATGGATGCAGGCTCGTCGTTCGTCGCGGACGGAAAGGCCATTTTGTGGGATGACTTTACGCGGGATTATCAGGATTGGTATCAGGTGAGCTGGAGCAGCAGTTCCGGATGGCAGGCGTATACCTTGAAACCGAAAGATCCCTTCTACAAAGGGTATCCCGGTGCCGTACTGGCCATGGACATCAAATCCGATACGCCCAAATCGTTGTTGATCGGCCTGGAGACCAACGGCCGCAAAGATATCGACAACGGCACCGAGGTAACCTATGCCGTACTGAAGAGCGTAAGCGGTTCCGGGGATTGGGAAACCATCAAGATTGACCCTTCGGAGTTCCGACCGGTCGTGGCCGGCGAAGCAACGCTTAGCGATTTCTCCCGCGTATCCTGGCTGTTTCTGAGGTCGGGCAACCTTACCGTGTATAATCCTGACGACAGTACGGAAAACCTGTCGGCATCCAACTGGACGGAAGCCGAGCGTCTCTTTGCCAACCTACGCTGGATGGTGCCGGCCTCGAGTTGGCAGTCGAAATATGGACTTTCCAATGATTGGACGGAGGATGTGGATGGCGATGGCATGAGCGCGCTCGAGGAATACGCCTTCGACTTTAATCCGCTGACGTATGATGGCCAGGGCTTCATGCCGATGTCTTTCAATACATCGGGCGAGCTGGAAGCGCAGTACCGGGAGCTGCAGGCCGATGTCGGATACAACGTTGAGGTTACAACCAATCTAGTGGGCGGTGTGTGGACAAACTCGGATGTGGCCTTCAGCACCGATGCGTCGGGCATGACGACCGGCACGGTTCCTTCAGATAAAGACGAACGCTTCATGCGCCTTAAGCTGCAGTTGGGGCCATATCGACCTTAA